The genomic interval TCATCGAACTCAGCGAGGAAGAGCGTCGGGTCTTGGAGGATCGGGCAGCGAGGTATACGTTGCCGTATCGGGATGTGGTGCGAGCGAGGATCGTGCTCATGGCAGCTCAGGGGCTGCGCAACGACGAGATCGCCGAGAGGCTGTCGGCGCGCCGCGAGGTGGTCAGCAAGTGGCGCAAGCGCTTCGCCGAGAGTCGCCTGGCCGGCCTGGAGGAGCTCCCGCGGGCAGGCAGACCGGCTCTCTTTTCCCCCTCGGGTCGTCGTCGAGATCAAGGCGATCGCCTGTGAGCTGCCCGGCACGCTCGGGATTCCCTTCTCGCGCCTGAGCATCGCGGACATCCGCGCGGTCGCGATCGCGCGCGGCGTGACGGCGGAGATATCGGGAACCACGATCTGGCGGTGGCTCGCCGCCGACGCCATCCGCCCCTGGTGCCACCGCAGCTGGATCTTCCCGCGCGATCCCGACTTCGAGTCCAAGGCCGCCAGGGTGCTGGACCTCTACGGGCGGATGTGGGAAGGGGTGCCGCTGGGCGAAGACGAGTACGTGATCTCGGCGGACGAGAAGACGCAACTGCAAGCACTCGCACGCCGTCATCCCGGCACACCCCCGCGGCCGGGAGCGTGCCGCCGCGTGGAGTTCGAGTACCGGCGGGGCGGCACGCTGGCATACCTGGCCGCATGGGACGTGCATCACGCGCGTCTGTCCGGCCGGGTCGAGCCGACCACGGGCATCGCACCCTTCGGCAGGCTCGTGGACCAGGTGATGGCGACCGAACCCTACCGCTCGGCGAAGAAG from Actinomycetota bacterium carries:
- a CDS encoding helix-turn-helix domain-containing protein, coding for MSRRSPYVIELSEEERRVLEDRAARYTLPYRDVVRARIVLMAAQGLRNDEIAERLSARREVVSKWRKRFAESRLAGLEELPRAGRPALFSPSGRRRDQGDRL
- a CDS encoding IS630 family transposase gives rise to the protein MRAVAIARGVTAEISGTTIWRWLAADAIRPWCHRSWIFPRDPDFESKAARVLDLYGRMWEGVPLGEDEYVISADEKTQLQALARRHPGTPPRPGACRRVEFEYRRGGTLAYLAAWDVHHARLSGRVEPTTGIAPFGRLVDQVMATEPYRSAKKVFWVVDNGSSHRGIASVARLAAAHPNLVLVHLPIHASWLNQVEIYFSVVQRKALTPNDFASLEDLAERLLAFQAHYEGIAAPFDWKFTRDDLAELMAKLSDTAVRAAA